The sequence CTTTTGAATCTCAATCCCCGCGTTGTTCACCACAATATCAATGCGTCCAAGCCGCTGAACGATGTCGTTCACCATGCCTTCAACCTGTTCGCGATTGTCCACGCTTGCGGGAGCGAGGAATGAATCAGGACTCGTGCGGCGCGCTTCATCGAGGACCGGTTTGCCGTCGTTTCCTCCCGGCCGCGTATTGATCGCAACCTTTGCGCCTTCGCGGGCAAACCGCAGCGCAATGGCTTTACCAATGCCGCTGGCAGCGCCCGTGACGAGTGCGACTTTATCTTTGAGTTGCATGGGTGACTGAGCTTTCAGCGTTGACCAGCACGGACAGAAAGTCATGTGGGTGTTCACCCCCACGCGGCGGCGTGTGCCCCGCTCCAATCACGCCGCACGCTGCATCAGCTTGACGATCCGCCGATGGGCGCTTGTGAATGCGAGCTCATCCAGCTGCTCCAGGGTTTTCCAGGTGCCAGCCACTCGCCCGCTCTTTGCGTTCCAACACGTCACATACGCATCGAGTGTGATTCGATAACGCGTGATGGAGTGGCGAATCGTGCAGAGGCTGGCGACCTGTTCGGGAACAAAGCCCAGGAGTCCGCGGCCCGCGCTATGAACATCCGCCGAACCCTGTTCGAGCTCCACGTTTGGAAATTCCCACAGGTGCGCGTTCACGACTCCTGCCGGGCGCTGGCGGACGAGAACGTGATTTCGCTTTCGAACGACAAACGCAGCGAAGCGGCGCGGCGTTATGCGCATACGCTCGCCAAGGTTTGGCAACTCATGCACACGTGACGTCCGCAACGCGAGGCAACGATGCCGCAGGGGGCAATCATCGCAACGCGGCGTTCTCGGAGTGCAGATCAACGCCCCTAATTCCATCAGCGACTGATTGAACGCAGACACCGGATGCAATTTGCCGCGTTTCGTCTCAGCGCTGCCGGCGGCCGCAACCAACAGTGCCGCCAGGTCCCAGAGCCTCGCATTGGTTTGCTTCTCCCGGGGATCCTCGCCAATGGCGAACAGGCGTGTCAGGACCCGAACGACATTGCCATCCAGGATTGGCCTCGGGTGCTGGAATGCGATGCTGCAGATTGCGCCCGCCGTGTAGCGCCCAATCCCGGGCAATTCGAGAACATCATCGAACTTGCGTGGGAAAACCCCTCCGTGCCTGGCCATCACGACTTGCGCCGCCTTCTGCATGTTCCGCACGCGCGTGTAGTATCCAAGCCCCTCCCAAAGCTTGTGAACCCGGTCGGGGTTGGCCGCGGCGAGCGACTGCACGTCAGGCAGATCGCGCATCCATCGCTCCCAATACGGAATGACCGTTTTCACCTGCGTCTGCTGCAGCATGATTTCCGAAACCCAAATGGCGTAAGGATCGCGCGTGCGCCGCCACGGGAGGTCACGGGCGGTGCGCCCGAACCATTCCAGCTGGAGCGACACGATCTCGCCCGCCGCAGGTCCGGGTGCGATCGGGTCACTCTGATGTTTGCGGCGCGACATGAACGAAAGCTACAGGTGCGGGACGATGCAGCTCAAGTTTCGTAGCGCAGTTTCGCAAATTCTTGATGACCTTTGGATTTCGTCAGCATTACCTTGCGTGCGTTGAAACCGCTGACTTCCTACACGTGCAAGCTCACTGACGCTCAAGCGGCGTCGCTGCGGGAGCATCTCGTTGAGAACAGTTATCGCTTCCGCGACGTGCCTTACGCGCGCTTTGCCGCCGAGAAGGACAAGTTGAATGCGGTGTTCTACGAAAGCGGCAAGCTGGTGCTGCAAGGCAAGGGAACGCAGGAATTCATCGAGTTCGTCCTCGAACCCGAAATCCTCAAGGAAGCGCGTCTCGGCTACGAATCCGTGTTGAACCCTGAACTGCTCCTGCCGCGGTTCGGCGTCGACGAAAGCGGCAAGGGCGATTTCTTCGGGCCGTTGTGCGTCGCGGGAGTCTACGTGAACGAAACGGTGATCAAGGCGTGGGCCGACGCCGGCGTGCGCGATTCAAAAAACATTTCCAGCGACAAGCGCATCCGGGAGCTGGCCGAACTCATCCGCGAAACTCCCGGCTGCGTCACGGCCGTGGTCCCGATCGGGAACGAGGCTTACAATCGGCTCTACAAAACCATGCGCAGCGTCAACGCAATGCTCGCGTGGGGTCACGCGCGGGTGATCGAAAACCTCATGGGCCAGAAACACCGGATGAACCCTCCGCCCGTCCGCGCGATCAGCGATCAATTCGCGTCTAGCAAGGAAGTCGTGGCGAAGGCTCTGATGTCGCTGGGCCGCGAACTGGAACTTGTGCAAAAGCACAAGGCCGAAGAGGACATCGCAGTGGCTGCGGCTTCGATTCTCGCGCGCCACGAATTCGTTTCCCGATTGGCCGCGCTCGAAAAGCAGTTTGAAATCAAGCTGCCAAAAGGCGCGTCGGCAGCGGTTGATGCGGCAGCGAAAGAATTCATCGAACGGCACGGCGTCGAGAAGCTTCCCGCCGTCTCAAAGATGCATTTCCGCACGGCGCTGCGCGCGCAAGGCTTGCCTGAGCCGCCCAAGACACCGTGGAAGCGCTCCAGCGGATCCAGTTCCTGAACCGTAACCTGCACCACAAAATCAACCTCTTGAATCGCATGTTCAGCATCAAAACCGTGCCCCTTGTTTTCGCCGCTGCGCTCCTCACGCTTGCAGGATGCGCGACGCCAAATGCCTCATCCTCACGCGCCGAACGCTCCCAGTTTTATGAGCTGCGCGTTTACTCGACGCATTCGGAGGGCCAACAGAAACGGATCAGTGATCATTGGCAAAACGCCGCGATCCCAGCCTACAACCGCATCGGGGTTCAATCGATTGGTGTCTTCACC is a genomic window of Verrucomicrobiia bacterium containing:
- the rnhC gene encoding ribonuclease HIII translates to MKPLTSYTCKLTDAQAASLREHLVENSYRFRDVPYARFAAEKDKLNAVFYESGKLVLQGKGTQEFIEFVLEPEILKEARLGYESVLNPELLLPRFGVDESGKGDFFGPLCVAGVYVNETVIKAWADAGVRDSKNISSDKRIRELAELIRETPGCVTAVVPIGNEAYNRLYKTMRSVNAMLAWGHARVIENLMGQKHRMNPPPVRAISDQFASSKEVVAKALMSLGRELELVQKHKAEEDIAVAAASILARHEFVSRLAALEKQFEIKLPKGASAAVDAAAKEFIERHGVEKLPAVSKMHFRTALRAQGLPEPPKTPWKRSSGSSS
- the mutY gene encoding A/G-specific adenine glycosylase — encoded protein: MSRRKHQSDPIAPGPAAGEIVSLQLEWFGRTARDLPWRRTRDPYAIWVSEIMLQQTQVKTVIPYWERWMRDLPDVQSLAAANPDRVHKLWEGLGYYTRVRNMQKAAQVVMARHGGVFPRKFDDVLELPGIGRYTAGAICSIAFQHPRPILDGNVVRVLTRLFAIGEDPREKQTNARLWDLAALLVAAAGSAETKRGKLHPVSAFNQSLMELGALICTPRTPRCDDCPLRHRCLALRTSRVHELPNLGERMRITPRRFAAFVVRKRNHVLVRQRPAGVVNAHLWEFPNVELEQGSADVHSAGRGLLGFVPEQVASLCTIRHSITRYRITLDAYVTCWNAKSGRVAGTWKTLEQLDELAFTSAHRRIVKLMQRAA